A region from the Malus domestica chromosome 07, GDT2T_hap1 genome encodes:
- the LOC103447140 gene encoding U11/U12 small nuclear ribonucleoprotein 59 kDa protein isoform X1 encodes MNPIPYQPQAPHPPWPPVVPPNPPMSSSFWETTNVRDRLKNLQDTLSLAKAMQKELQMLQLIKDGKGSDDGEASVGGFSEYLKERRVNVESQVTLSLEAANALMAKLQVELEPFRMITHEMCPWEEKSAVVRLANKMRKTKRNKRWRKAKRKRIAEMIAEERERFEEADREADEWRAREIAKDIAKRKMEDMKKIAKLKAKEERKRLESELETVLIVEKLQQLRSIRIEKLKKQGHFLPEEDDKFLEKVRAAVEEEEQQVILAADMDAAKDAIATVEQSRKITENVRPDSKDESSDRDETKESKDQTTPSTNAGTSTSVTNKDYGKQVSQGEGHSGAYDAVVNLPIEFYHYYHGSNTDMGTLIEVRRTWDAYIRPGGSRIPGHWVQPPPPADDIWASYLVQPK; translated from the exons ATGAACCCAATTCCGTACCAACCGCAGGCGCCCCACCCTCCGTGGCCTCCGGTGGTGCCGCCCAACCCGCCAATGTCGAGCTCCTTCTGGGAAACCACGAACGTCCGTGATCGGCTCAAGAACTTGCAGGACACTCTGAGTCTCGCAAAAGCAAT GCAGAAAGAGCTTCAGATGCTGCAATTGATCAAAGACGGTAAAGGGTCCGACGATGGTGAAGCTTCCGTTGGTGGGTTTTCGGAGTATTTGAAAGAAAGGAGGGTAAATGTGGAGTCTCAAGTGACGCTCTCACTGGAAGCTGCGAATGCTTTGATGGCGAAACTGCAAGTTGAGCTGGAACCGTTTAGAATGATCACGCATGAAATGTGTCCGTGGGAGGAGAAGTCTGCGGTGGTGCGGTTAGCAAATAAGATGCGCAAGACGAAGAGGAATAAACGGTGGAGGAAAGCGAAGAGGAAGCGCATTGCGGAAATGATTGCAGAG GAGCGTGAGAGGTTCGAGGAAGCTGATCGAGAAGCTGATGAGTGGAGAGCTAGGGAAATTGCCAAAGATATTGCCAAACGCAAG ATGGAGGATATGAAGAAAATTGCAAAGCTTAAagcaaaagaagagagaaagagactaGAATCCGAG CTTGAGACGGTATTGATTGTAGAGAAATTGCAACAGTTGCGTTCCATCAGGAtcgaaaaattgaagaaacaag GTCATTTTCTCCCAGAGGAGGATGATAAATTTCTTGAAAAAGTACGGGCTGCAGTTGAGGAAGAGGAGCAACAAGTTATCTTGGCAGCTGATATGGACGCTGCTAAGGATGCCATAGCAACTGTTGAGCAGTCCAGGAAAATAACCGAGAATGTCAGACCTGACTCCAAGGATGAAAGCAGCGATAGAGACGAGACAAAGGAGAGTAAAGACCAGACAACTCCAAGCACTAATGCAGGGACCTCTACTTCAGTCACTAACAAGGATTACGGGAAACAAGTTTCGCAGGGAGAAGGACATAGCGGAGCTTATGATGCTGTGGTAAACTTACCTATTGAATTTTATCACTACTATCATGGCAGCAACACCGATATGGGCACGCTTATTGAG GTGAGAAGAACATGGGATGCCTATATAAGACCAGGAGGAAG CCGCATACCAGGACATTGGGTTCAACCCCCGCCACCTGCAGATGATATATGGGCATCCTACCTGGTGCAGCCTAAATGA
- the LOC103447140 gene encoding U11/U12 small nuclear ribonucleoprotein 59 kDa protein isoform X2, with the protein MLQLIKDGKGSDDGEASVGGFSEYLKERRVNVESQVTLSLEAANALMAKLQVELEPFRMITHEMCPWEEKSAVVRLANKMRKTKRNKRWRKAKRKRIAEMIAEERERFEEADREADEWRAREIAKDIAKRKMEDMKKIAKLKAKEERKRLESELETVLIVEKLQQLRSIRIEKLKKQGHFLPEEDDKFLEKVRAAVEEEEQQVILAADMDAAKDAIATVEQSRKITENVRPDSKDESSDRDETKESKDQTTPSTNAGTSTSVTNKDYGKQVSQGEGHSGAYDAVVNLPIEFYHYYHGSNTDMGTLIEVRRTWDAYIRPGGSRIPGHWVQPPPPADDIWASYLVQPK; encoded by the exons ATGCTGCAATTGATCAAAGACGGTAAAGGGTCCGACGATGGTGAAGCTTCCGTTGGTGGGTTTTCGGAGTATTTGAAAGAAAGGAGGGTAAATGTGGAGTCTCAAGTGACGCTCTCACTGGAAGCTGCGAATGCTTTGATGGCGAAACTGCAAGTTGAGCTGGAACCGTTTAGAATGATCACGCATGAAATGTGTCCGTGGGAGGAGAAGTCTGCGGTGGTGCGGTTAGCAAATAAGATGCGCAAGACGAAGAGGAATAAACGGTGGAGGAAAGCGAAGAGGAAGCGCATTGCGGAAATGATTGCAGAG GAGCGTGAGAGGTTCGAGGAAGCTGATCGAGAAGCTGATGAGTGGAGAGCTAGGGAAATTGCCAAAGATATTGCCAAACGCAAG ATGGAGGATATGAAGAAAATTGCAAAGCTTAAagcaaaagaagagagaaagagactaGAATCCGAG CTTGAGACGGTATTGATTGTAGAGAAATTGCAACAGTTGCGTTCCATCAGGAtcgaaaaattgaagaaacaag GTCATTTTCTCCCAGAGGAGGATGATAAATTTCTTGAAAAAGTACGGGCTGCAGTTGAGGAAGAGGAGCAACAAGTTATCTTGGCAGCTGATATGGACGCTGCTAAGGATGCCATAGCAACTGTTGAGCAGTCCAGGAAAATAACCGAGAATGTCAGACCTGACTCCAAGGATGAAAGCAGCGATAGAGACGAGACAAAGGAGAGTAAAGACCAGACAACTCCAAGCACTAATGCAGGGACCTCTACTTCAGTCACTAACAAGGATTACGGGAAACAAGTTTCGCAGGGAGAAGGACATAGCGGAGCTTATGATGCTGTGGTAAACTTACCTATTGAATTTTATCACTACTATCATGGCAGCAACACCGATATGGGCACGCTTATTGAG GTGAGAAGAACATGGGATGCCTATATAAGACCAGGAGGAAG CCGCATACCAGGACATTGGGTTCAACCCCCGCCACCTGCAGATGATATATGGGCATCCTACCTGGTGCAGCCTAAATGA
- the LOC103447141 gene encoding delta(8)-fatty-acid desaturase 1-like: MEGEKKYITVEQLKLHNKPSDLWISIQGKVYNITDWAKDHPGGDAILFNMSGQDVTDGFIAYHPPSAWKYLGKFFTGYYLKDFEISEVSKDYRKLASEFNQLGLFENKGHGALYSVISILAMLYLVVYGVLKSESVLVHFGCGCLLGVLWVQGAYMGHDSGHYQVMSSRRYNKLAQFLAGNCLTGISIAWWKWTHNAHHIACNSLDYDPDLQHMPVFAVSTKFFQSITSTFYGRELTFDAVARFLVSHQHFTYYPIMIVGRVNLFIQTFLLLFSKRSIPDRALNIMGILVFWTWFPLLVSCLPNWSERFMFVLASFTVTALQHIQFTLNHFTGDTYLGPPTGNDWFEKQTAGTVDILCSSWMDGFYGGLQFQLEHHLFPRLPRSQLRKISPTVKELCKKHNLPYKSLSFLDANVTTIRMLRNAAQQAWDMTLPVPKNLAWEAVNTHG; the protein is encoded by the coding sequence ATGGAGGGTGAGAAGAAGTACATTACTGTGGAGCAGCTGAAGCTGCACAACAAGCCCTCGGATTTGTGGATCTCTATCCAGGGCAAGGTTTACAATATCACTGATTGGGCCAAAGATCATCCGGGTGGGGATGCCATTCTCTTCAATATGTCCGGCCAGGACGTCACTGATGGATTCATTGCCTACCATCCTCCTTCAGCATGGAAGTACCTGGGAAAGTTCTTCACTGGGTACTATCTGAAAGATTTCGAGATCTCCGAGGTCTCCAAGGATTACAGGAAGCTTGCTTCTGAGTTTAACCAGCTCGGCTTGTTTGAAAACAAAGGGCATGGGGCCCTTTACTCCGTGATTAGTATTCTGGCTATGCTTTACCTTGTTGTGTATGGTGTGTTGAAGTCTGAGAGTGTGTTGGTTCATTTCGGTTGCGGTTGTTTGTTGGGGGTCCTCTGGGTTCAGGGTGCCTATATGGGTCATGACTCCGGGCATTACCAGGTCATGTCTAGCCGCAGGTACAACAAACTCGCGCAATTTCTGGCTGGGAATTGCCTTACTGGGATCAGCATTGCTTGGTGGAAATGGACCCACAATGCCCACCACATTGCCTGCAACAGCCTTGATTATGATCCTGATCTTCAACACATGCCGGTTTTTGCTGTGTCCACGAAATTCTTTCAGTCAATAACATCAACCTTTTACGGAAGAGAGCTGACGTTTGATGCCGTGGCTAGATTTTTAGTCAGCCACCAGCATTTTACGTATTATCCAATCATGATTGTTGGAAGGGTAAACTTGTTTATACAGACGTTCTTGTTATTGTTCTCGAAGAGGAGCATCCCAGATAGAGCTTTGAACATAATGGGGATCCTTGTTTTCTGGACTTGGTTTCCTCTCCTTGTTTCATGTCTGCCTAATTGGAGCGAGAGGTTTATGTTCGTGTTGGCGAGCTTTACAGTGACAGCACTTCAGCACATTCAGTTCACTTTGAACCATTTTACAGGAGATACTTATCTTGGACCACCAACTGGCAACGATTGGTTTGAGAAGCAGACAGCTGGTACCGTGGATATTTTGTGCTCAAGTTGGATGGACGGGTTCTATGGTGGCCTGCAGTTTCAGCTTGAGCATCATTTGTTCCCACGATTGCCCCGTTCCCAGCTGAGGAAGATTTCTCCCACTGTGAAGGAACTATGCAAGAAGCACAATTTACCTTACAAGAGTTTGTCCTTCTTGGATGCCAATGTGACTACCATTAGGATGCTAAGGAATGCTGCTCAGCAGGCTTGGGACATGACCCTTCCCGTCCCGAAGAACTTGGCCTGGGAAGCTGTTAATACCCATGGTTGA